In Solibacillus isronensis, one DNA window encodes the following:
- a CDS encoding YwbE family protein yields the protein MNGKNRSDVFPGLEVDIVLKKDQRTGKTTRGIVKDLLTNSSSHPHGIKVRLADGQIGRVCQTYPK from the coding sequence ATGAACGGCAAAAACCGAAGCGATGTCTTTCCTGGCTTGGAAGTTGATATCGTACTAAAAAAAGACCAGCGTACAGGCAAAACAACACGCGGCATCGTAAAGGACTTACTGACAAACAGCAGCTCCCATCCCCACGGCATTAAAGTGCGGTTGGCTGATGGACAAATTGGACGTGTGTGTCAGACTTATCCGAAGTAA